A stretch of the Aphis gossypii isolate Hap1 chromosome 2, ASM2018417v2, whole genome shotgun sequence genome encodes the following:
- the LOC114132620 gene encoding probable proline--tRNA ligase, mitochondrial: MICYHKFTNHNTINLFGVISYNSLVVLNKLYTAVLKNIMKFEIKMNSLKNMFRPTKPISKNVSFKPDELISNSQKLMLELGIIRQSTNGLYHLLPLAQRSLDKLINIINKNMMNIGAQKISMPVLIHSNLWKKTGRLSKNIEDLYIVNDRKSKEFLLSPTHEEVVTDLFSSDPKTYKQLPLMLYQIGTKFRDEIRPKLGIIRSKEFLMKDLYSFDRDQTSAITTYNKVCQAYEKIFKHIGVKFIKVEGTSGMMGGNQSHEFHFPAEVGDDTLLQCKKCEFGMNKEMSPELVQCPKCSSTDIEFTKAIEVGHTFNLGTFYSNALSATYSDTDGTLKPPYMGSYGLGVTRIIGASVECLSTQEIIQWPRSLSPFTVCIIPAKEGSIEENTSLNNIQSLYNHFTKIFGDDIVVDDRTHMTIGKRLIEAKKLGFPFVVVMGKKINENPSLYELYEASTNKLKHYELSNLINYLKQQCLDKI; encoded by the exons atgatatgttatcacaaatttacaaatcataatactattaatctATTCggtgttataagttataactcatTAGTGGTTTTAAACAAACTGTATACTGCCGTACTCAAGAATATTATGAAGTTCGAAATCAAAATGAATAgcttgaaaaatatgtttagacCGACGAAACCAATTtcgaaaaatgtttcatttaaaCCGGACGAACTCATATCCAACAGTCAAAAA TTGATGTTGGAGCTTGGTATCATCAGACAAAGTACTAATGGACTCTACCACTTATTGCCCCTTGCTCAGCGATCTTTAGATAAattgatcaatattataaataaaaatatgatgaatatTGGTGCTCAGAAGATTTCCATGCCCGTATTAATACATAGTAACTTGTGGAAAAAAACAG gtCGGTTAAGCAAAAACATAGAAGATTTATATATAGTGAACGATCGTAAAAGCAAAGAGTTCCTACTAAGTCCg aCTCATGAAGAGGTCGTTACTGATTTATTTAGTTCAGATCCTAAGACGTACAAGCAGTTACCTTTAATGTTGTATCAAATTGGCACAAAATTCAGGGATGAGATTAGGCCCAAGTTGGGAATTATCAGATCCAAAGAGTTTCTTATGAAAGATTTATATTCTTTTGATAGAGATCAAACTAGTGCCATTACCACGTACAACAAAGTATGTCAAGCctacgaaaaaatatttaagcatattggtgttaaattcataaaag TTGAAGGTACGTCAGGAATGATGGGTGGAAATCAATCTCACGAATTTCATTTTCCGGCTGAAGTTGGAGatgatacattattacaatgtaaaaaatgtgaGTTTGGAATGAACAAAGAAATGTCACCAGAGTTGGTTCAGTGTCCTAAATGCTCTAGTACTGATATTGAGTTTACAAAGGCTATTGAAGTTGGCCATACTTTCAATCTtggtacattttattcaaacgcCTTGTCCGCCACATATTCAGATACAGATGGAACTTTGAAACCACCATATATGGGTAGCTATGGTTTAGGTGTTACTCGAATAATCGGTGCATCTGTAGAATGTTTGAGCACACAAGAAATAATCCAATGGCCACGGTCATTATCTCCATTTACTGTCTGCATAATACCAGCTAAAGAAGGCAGTATAGAGGAAAACACTTCATTGAATAACATACAATCTCTTTACAatcattttactaaaatatttggaGATGATATTGTTGTTGATGATCGAACCCATATGACTATTGGAAAGCGATTAATCGAAGCAAAGAAATTAGGATTTCCATTTGTAGTTGTTATGggaaagaaaataaatgaaaacccCTCTTTGTACGAACTGTATGAAGCCAGTACaaataagttaaaacattatgaactaagtaacttaattaattatcttaagCAACAatgtttagataaaatataa